The Gammaproteobacteria bacterium DNA segment ACGATCAGCCCGCCGAACACGTCGCCCAGGTGCCTCAGCCCACCGAAGCGCAGGTCGGCCAGGAGTTCCAGCACGCCAAGGAAACCTGCCGTGAACCCCAGTACCCGCAGCAACCACTCATAAGGAAGAGGCCACGACGCGGCGGGGCGATCTTGATGCACCCACAGTGCAAACAACACGAAGCCCGCCACGAGGAGCGTTCCGGTGAAGAAGAAGTATTCGCCGAAGATCAAGTCGAACAACACGTAGTCGACGAAGAGAAGCGCCGCTCCGAGGGCGAGAAACCGTTCACCGGATGCAAGCTTGGCGATCCTTGAAGACACCTCTGGACTCGGCACCTGTTCGGGTGGCTGGTCTGTGGGGCCGTCGGTATTGGATTCGTCGGTCATCTGGACCTCCTTCAACCGAATCTACCCCCTTCTTCACCTCTCGTGGGCTGAATCTCGAAGCTGTCCGGGTTCGATGAGGCCCCGAATCGTCCGGTGAGATCGTGAGCTTCGACGAGCGCCTGCGACACAAATGCATCGGACCACTCGGAGTCGTGTGCACGTACGTCGGTACTTGCGTCTACCCTCACCGGCTGCCGTGACCATCATCGAACTCCTCGAATATCGCCGTGAACGTGACCGGTTCTTCGCGGAGAGCTACGCGTCGCCCCTGCCGGACGAAGATCGTGCGTCGTTCACCGGCCTGTCGTACTTCCCTCCCAAGCCGGCACTTGCCGTGCGGGCATCGCTCCTTCGATCCAAAGGGACCGCCCGGATCGCCCACACGACCGGGGCCGATCGCAGCTACCACGTCGTCGGAACGGTCGAGGTCACCATCGAAGGGCGAACGCGAACGCTCACCGTGCTCAACACCGGCGACGGGGAGGCGTTCATCCCGATCCGCGACACGACCGCCGGCACCGAGACCTACGAAGGCGGCCGTTACGTCCCCGTCGAGATCCGCGATGACGGCATCGCCGTGGTCGATTTCAACCTGGCGCAGAACCCGTGGTGCGTGTACGACGACGAGTTCGCCTGCCCCCTCCCGCCACCGGAGAACGTCCTGCCGTTCCCGCTCAGGGCAGGCGAGATGACGTACGAACCACCTGCCTCCTAACCGTTCCGTTCTCGTGGCGCCTCGACGAAATAGTCCGGGTCAGGCGTCACGAGAATGGAGCACAAGACGCGCGGAAACCCCCGTCCACACGGGGGTTTCCGTAAGTGGAGGTGAGGGGATTCGAACCCCTGGCCTCTTCCGTGCGAGGGAAGCGCTCTGCCAGGCTGAGCTACACCCCCAAAGGGCGAACGGCATTGTAGTCACCGCTCCACCAAGCAGATCAGAGCCGCTCCAGGAGATCCCTTCGCAGCCGTTCCTGCACAATCGTGGTCGTCAGGTCCGAGCGGCTGCGCTCGACCAGCGCCCGTGCCACATCGGTCGTGCGCCGGAGCCCACGAGTCATCCCGTCGGGGTAGTCCAGACTGGCGAGCAGGTCGACAACGGCATCCATCGCGCCAAGTGTCCCCTCGGCTCGTTCGAGTTCACCCGCCCGAAGGAGATCGAGCAAACGCCTCCGCATCTCGCCGACCGCCTCACCGAGGCCGTGCAGATACGATCCCACCCACACACCCAGCTCGTCAGGTGTCGGCAGCGGCAGTTCGAGGCCCAGGGCATATGTCAAGCGCGCCTCGGCATACTCCTTCGCGGCATCGGCGACGAAACCGGTGAACAACACATCCGGATGATCCTCGAGCAGTTCCATGGCCTCCCGCAGCAGAACGCCCGCCTGGTCCATCAACTCCTCGCAGCGTTCCAGCTCGCCACGATGAAATGCGCGGATCGCGTTCGCCGAGCTGCGAATCATCTTTCGGGATACGGTGAGACCCTTCTCACGCGCAGCGAACTTGGCGTCGAACTCGGCACGGGCAACGGCTTCGACAGGATCGAGGCTTGGTTTCATCCGCTCAGCCGTGCGCCAGCACCCGCACCGGCGGCTCGGCCTCGTCGCTCTCCGCGTCCCTGAGATCGATCACGAGCGAGGCTTCACGACGCTGGCGAATCTGCACCAGCATTGCCAGGTACCAGGCGATGACACCGTCCATCGCGATGTGGGCGATGAGCAGGGCGGTCGAGCCGCGCCAGATCGCTACGGCGAGTGTTGCGGCTGCCAGCGAGCTGAGAACGATGAGAGCGCGGCGCCTCCGCACCAGCACTCGGCGCCGCGTGAGCATCGGCTCGATGGTTGTCCCACTGCCAACCGCTGTGAGGCGTGCGGAGAGCTGCATGAAGTCTCGCGCCGATTCGGTAGGTCGGTCCCGCCGCGTGGTGAAGACCGATGGCAACAGGAATGCAGCCCACACTCCTGCCAGCACAAAAATCACAATTACCGCCGTTGCTTCCACCGTGTCCGCCCGTCGCTCACCCCGAGATTAGGTCACCGAACCCATCTCCGACAAGTTATCAACAGGCAAGGCCGTCATGTCGAGGTCCACGGAGGGTGGCGGACTCGGTGTCCGGCAGGTTCATCGCGCAGTAGAGCGATCGCGTGACCGAGCGCGGGAGCGATCACATCCAGGGATTCCGTCACTCCACCGACAGATCCCGGCAGGTTGACGATGAGGGTCGATCCGGTGATTCCGGCGACACCTCTGGACAGCATCCCGTAAGGGTTGCTGTCGAACGTCGCCGAACGAATCGCTTCGGCGATTCCCGGCGCGAGCCGTTCGACAACGCTACGCGTGGCCTCCGGTGTCAGATCTCTCGCCGAGAACCCCGTGCCACCTGTGGTGACGACGAGGTCGAACCCTTCGGCGACGGCCCCTTCGAGAGCATCCTGCACGGAGGAAATACCATCGGGGACCACCCGAAGTTCGGTCGCGAAGCCGAGCGCCCCGAGGCGCTCCATCGCTGCCGGACCGGAGCGATCCTCGGTCTCGCCGCGGCTCACCCGATCGCTCACGGTGAGGACGAGAGCCTTCACCGTCGCCACTCTCCGGAGCGTCCTCCTGATTTGGACAGCAGCCGGACGCCTGTGATCTCGACACCCCGCTCGACGCCCTTGACCATGTCGTAGAGCGTGAGCGCTGCGACGGACACTGCGGTCATCGCCTCCATCTCCACGCCGGTTCGATCACGAGTCTGCACCCTGGCTTCGACACGTGCACCATCGCCGTGTTCGTACACCTCGACGGAAACCGACGTGAGTGACAGCGGATGACACAGCGGGATGAGATCGGCGGTACGTTTGGCGGCCATGATGCCGGCCAGCCGCGCTGCCGCCAGCGCGTCGCCCTTTGGCAGATCCCCTCCGAAGAGCTTCCCACTGGTCTCGGGAGCCATACGCACGATCGCCTCGGCGACAGCCCCGCGGTTGGTGACCTGTTTGTCGCCAACGTCGATCATGTGCACGTGTCCCTGCCCGTCGAGGTGTGTGAATTCTTCAGCCATCGAGCGCTCCGATCGTTCGAGTCTCCGGCCACCTGAACATCTCGAGTGTCACCGCGTCACCGGCTTCGAGATCGCCCACGCCGACGGGAACCAGGGCAAACGCGTCGGCGTGCGCCATCGCCGACAGGACGTTTGACGACTGTCCACCGGCGAGATCGGCAACCAGCGCATCGCCTTCGATTCCCGTGCGCACCCGCAGGAAGACGTCTTTGGCCGGATTCGTAGACACGGCCCGGGCGATCCGTCCGAGTACCTGCGGCCGGAAGAGTGCCGTGGCCCCCATCATGTGGAGCAGGGCAGGCCGGACGAACTGCTCGAACGACACGATGGCCGATACGGGGTTGCCGGGCAGGCCGAACAGCGGCGTCCCTTTGATCTGCCCGAAAGCGAACGGCTTGCCGGGTTGCTGCGCGACCTTCCAGAACGCAACGGTGCCAAGATCGGCAAGGACAGCCCTGACGAGGTCGTACTCCCCCATCGACACCCCGCCGGACGTGATGACGACGTCCGCCGTCCCTGCTGCTTCTTCCAGGGTCGCCCGGAGCGCCGCCGTATCGTCACCGACGATCCCGAAGTCGACCGTATCGACTGCCAGGTCGGCCAGTAGAGCTATCAGCGTCGTTCGGTTCGCCTCCCGGATCTTTCCGGGCTCCGGCACCGCCGTTTCTGGCGGCAGCAGTTCATCTCCCGTCGATAGCACCGCGACGACCGGACGCCTCCTCACCAACGGCTCGACGACACCGAGCGACGCGAGCACCCCGAGGTGCGCTGGGCTCAGCCGCTCTCCTCTCTCGAAGACGCGTGCCCCCGCCTCCATATCTCCGCCCGCAAGCCGAACGTTGGATCCAAGCGCGCGGGACGCCAGAATCTTGACGGACCGGTCACCGGGCTCGGTCACCTCGACCTCCACGACGGTGTCTGCACCGGCAGGCATCGGGGCGCCGGTCATGATCTTGACCGCGGCGCCCGGTTCGACCTTCCGGGTGGGCACGCTGCCCGCAGGCACATCCTCGATTACGCGAAGCTGCACCGGGATCTCCTCGAGGTCCGCCGCTCGGACCGCATATCCGTCCATCGCAGAGTTCGGGAATGGGGGAACGTCGTGCGGTGCCTGGATCGGTTCTGCGAGGACGAGACCTCTTGCCTCCTTCAGTGGGACCCGTACCGAATCGAGACTGCCGACCGCCGCCAGTATTTCGCGCTGGGCTTCACGGCGTGGTTTCACACCAGCCCTTTCAGGAATTCTCGATAGCCCTCTCCGAGTTCGGCGTGGGCCAGGCCGAGCACCGTCGATGCTTCCAGCAGCCCAGCCGGGTTTCCCACATCCAGCAGATCGTCGGGCGAGACGAACCCGTCGCAGCGTCCTTTCCGACCGAGACCATCGATTGCATCCGTAAGCTGGATCTCACCCCCGAACCCCGGAGCAAGACCGTCGAGCACCTCGAAGATCTCCGGCGTGAAGATGTAGCGACCGATCAGTCCGAGGCGCGACGGCGCTCGTTCAATGCCCGGCTTTTCAATGGCGCCGTGAACCTCGACGACTGCCTCCGATCGCCAAGCGCCCGGGACGATCACCCCGTAGCGTGCAAGGAAGTCGTCGGTGAGATCCCGAAGTGAGACCATCGACGTCCCATCGAACTCCACAGTCATCCGATCGAGAACATCGATGCGGGGAATGTTGTCGGCCAGCATGCAGAAAAACGTCCGGCCGGCCACCGCTTCCCGAGCAGTCAGGACGGCGTGACCCAGGCCGAGCGGCTCTGGTTGGGTCACCGGTGTGATCTTCATGTGCTCCAACCCCGGAAGCGGCCCTTCGTTGAAGAAGTGGTCGTGGATGAGCGAGCCCACTCCCGGATCGACGATGATGACCGCTTCGGTGGCGCCCGCCCTGGCAGCCTCCTCCACGCCGTACTGTATGGCCGGTCGGTCGACGATCGGAACGAGCGCCTTCGGAACGACGCGCGTCGCGGGACGCAGACGGGTTCCCCTTCCCGCAGCAGGGATGACCGCAACTTCGATCCTCATTCCTCCACCACCTTGCGTTCGATCCCTCTCAGGAGCCGTACGATGTTGCCGCGGTGACGGTACAGGACCAGTGCGACGGCTGCACCCACCCAGATGAGTGCCCACCCCCGACCACCCGTGAGCCATGCGCCCGGAACCGCTGCGAGCGTGACAACGATCGAACCGATGGCGGCGATGCGCGTGGTAACGACAAGAGCTATGAACACGACGAGGAGGACCGCCGTAGCCACGGGGAACAGAGCGAACATCACCCCGGAGAGTGTCGCTGCCCCTTTGCCGCCTCGGAAATGATGGAACACCGGGTAGCAGTGTCCGACCACTGCGGCGAACCCTGCTGCGGCACCAAGCGCGGGACCACCGATGGCCGTCCCGACCAGGGCGGCGAGCAGGCCTTTCAACAGATCGAGGCCGAGCACGGTCACGCCGGCGGTCTTGCCGATCGAGCGGTAGACGTTGGAAGCGCCGGGGTTGCCACTCCCCTTCGAGTAGATGTCCAATCCCTTCGCGCGCGCAATGAGGACAGCGAAATCAACGCTCCCCGATAGATACGAGCCGAGCACCACGGCGATCGAACCCAACGTCATGAACTTCGAGTGTACCGGCGAATGACACGAGTCCTGATCACGCGGATCCGACCACGAGAACGATGACCGAAGTGCCACTCTCAGCGGCACCAGCCGGCCCGTTATCCGCAAGCACCTGTCGCCTTGATATCATTCGGGCGCAATCCATCACTGTCTCGAGTTCTCATGCCCACTTACGAATACGTCTGTAAGCGATGCGGAAAACGGTTCGACGTTTTCCAGTCCTTCTCGGAGAAGCCCCTCAAAACGCACGACGAGTGCGGCGGCACACTCCAGAAGGTCTTCCATACTGCCGGCATCATCTTCAAGGGATCCGGCTTCTACGCAACCGATTCACAGACGACCAAGAAATCACAGACAACCAAGAAAGGCGAAGAATGATCGGTGTATTTGGTGGCACGGGGTTCTACGAGTTCCTCGATGATGCCCGTAGCGTCCGGGTCGACACTCCCTATGGGGATCCGTCGGCATCGTATATGGTCGGCACGATCGAGGGCGTTGACGTAGCCTTCCTGCCCCGGCACGGCGAACACCACGAGTTCCCGCCACACAAGGTCAACTACCAAGCCAATGTGTGGGGAATGAAGGATCTCGGAGTCGATCGCATCATCGCCCCATGTGCCGCCGGAAGTCTGGTGACCGAGTACGCACCAGGGCACATCGTCGTCGCCGATCAGCTCGTCGATCGAACATGGGGTCGTGCATCGACATACTCCGACGGTCCGGAAACGACTCACATCTCGTTTGCCGATCCCTACTGCTCGGAGCTACGCCCGCTGGCGCTGGAAGCCGCGAGGGCCGCGGGAGCGACCGTGCATGACGGCGGAACGAACGTCATCATTCAGGGCCCGCGCTTCTCGACGAGGGCAGAGAGCAGGTGGTTTGCCGCCAACGGCTGGCATCTCGTGAACATGACCCAGTTCCCTGAGGCGCCTCTGGCCAGAGAACTGGAGATGTGCTTCGTCAATCTGGCGGTCGTCACCGACTACGACGTCGGTGTCGAGGGGAAGACTTCCGCGGTCACGCATGCGGAGGTCATGCGTCTGTTCGACGAGACCCTGGGCACCCTCAAAGAGACGGTGCGACGGCTGATTCCGATGGCCGAGACGGCGCCCCGAGCATGCTCTTGCCAGACCGCGTTATCCGGCGCCACAGGCTAGGAGTCCGCTGAGCGATACGGGTACGGGGACACGTACTTCATACTTCGTATTTCGTACCGCGACCTCAGGTCGACATGAGACCGCGGGGCGGGCGTGACGGCTCAGGGACAACAAGGCACAGACGTGCACCACGT contains these protein-coding regions:
- a CDS encoding DUF1684 domain-containing protein, coding for MTIIELLEYRRERDRFFAESYASPLPDEDRASFTGLSYFPPKPALAVRASLLRSKGTARIAHTTGADRSYHVVGTVEVTIEGRTRTLTVLNTGDGEAFIPIRDTTAGTETYEGGRYVPVEIRDDGIAVVDFNLAQNPWCVYDDEFACPLPPPENVLPFPLRAGEMTYEPPAS
- a CDS encoding MogA/MoaB family molybdenum cofactor biosynthesis protein, with amino-acid sequence MRRTLRRVATVKALVLTVSDRVSRGETEDRSGPAAMERLGALGFATELRVVPDGISSVQDALEGAVAEGFDLVVTTGGTGFSARDLTPEATRSVVERLAPGIAEAIRSATFDSNPYGMLSRGVAGITGSTLIVNLPGSVGGVTESLDVIAPALGHAIALLRDEPAGHRVRHPPWTST
- the moaC gene encoding cyclic pyranopterin monophosphate synthase MoaC → MAEEFTHLDGQGHVHMIDVGDKQVTNRGAVAEAIVRMAPETSGKLFGGDLPKGDALAAARLAGIMAAKRTADLIPLCHPLSLTSVSVEVYEHGDGARVEARVQTRDRTGVEMEAMTAVSVAALTLYDMVKGVERGVEITGVRLLSKSGGRSGEWRR
- a CDS encoding molybdopterin molybdenumtransferase MoeA, yielding MKPRREAQREILAAVGSLDSVRVPLKEARGLVLAEPIQAPHDVPPFPNSAMDGYAVRAADLEEIPVQLRVIEDVPAGSVPTRKVEPGAAVKIMTGAPMPAGADTVVEVEVTEPGDRSVKILASRALGSNVRLAGGDMEAGARVFERGERLSPAHLGVLASLGVVEPLVRRRPVVAVLSTGDELLPPETAVPEPGKIREANRTTLIALLADLAVDTVDFGIVGDDTAALRATLEEAAGTADVVITSGGVSMGEYDLVRAVLADLGTVAFWKVAQQPGKPFAFGQIKGTPLFGLPGNPVSAIVSFEQFVRPALLHMMGATALFRPQVLGRIARAVSTNPAKDVFLRVRTGIEGDALVADLAGGQSSNVLSAMAHADAFALVPVGVGDLEAGDAVTLEMFRWPETRTIGALDG
- a CDS encoding NTP transferase domain-containing protein, giving the protein MRIEVAVIPAAGRGTRLRPATRVVPKALVPIVDRPAIQYGVEEAARAGATEAVIIVDPGVGSLIHDHFFNEGPLPGLEHMKITPVTQPEPLGLGHAVLTAREAVAGRTFFCMLADNIPRIDVLDRMTVEFDGTSMVSLRDLTDDFLARYGVIVPGAWRSEAVVEVHGAIEKPGIERAPSRLGLIGRYIFTPEIFEVLDGLAPGFGGEIQLTDAIDGLGRKGRCDGFVSPDDLLDVGNPAGLLEASTVLGLAHAELGEGYREFLKGLV
- the plsY gene encoding glycerol-3-phosphate 1-O-acyltransferase PlsY, coding for MTLGSIAVVLGSYLSGSVDFAVLIARAKGLDIYSKGSGNPGASNVYRSIGKTAGVTVLGLDLLKGLLAALVGTAIGGPALGAAAGFAAVVGHCYPVFHHFRGGKGAATLSGVMFALFPVATAVLLVVFIALVVTTRIAAIGSIVVTLAAVPGAWLTGGRGWALIWVGAAVALVLYRHRGNIVRLLRGIERKVVEE
- a CDS encoding FmdB family transcriptional regulator produces the protein MPTYEYVCKRCGKRFDVFQSFSEKPLKTHDECGGTLQKVFHTAGIIFKGSGFYATDSQTTKKSQTTKKGEE
- a CDS encoding S-methyl-5'-thioadenosine phosphorylase; translated protein: MIGVFGGTGFYEFLDDARSVRVDTPYGDPSASYMVGTIEGVDVAFLPRHGEHHEFPPHKVNYQANVWGMKDLGVDRIIAPCAAGSLVTEYAPGHIVVADQLVDRTWGRASTYSDGPETTHISFADPYCSELRPLALEAARAAGATVHDGGTNVIIQGPRFSTRAESRWFAANGWHLVNMTQFPEAPLARELEMCFVNLAVVTDYDVGVEGKTSAVTHAEVMRLFDETLGTLKETVRRLIPMAETAPRACSCQTALSGATG